A stretch of bacterium DNA encodes these proteins:
- a CDS encoding aspartyl/glutamyl-tRNA amidotransferase subunit C has translation MSLDSLRAAAQQARLTLSPDELAALHIELSHVLDYIDSRLPDASSSEDVQPLVHPVLHAAPPREDLPLASLPLEDALRNAPRVRHGYILVQRVL, from the coding sequence GTGTCTCTCGACAGTTTACGGGCAGCCGCGCAACAGGCGCGGCTCACCCTTTCTCCTGACGAACTCGCTGCGCTGCACATCGAACTCTCACATGTCCTCGATTATATCGACAGCAGGCTCCCGGATGCATCTTCCTCCGAGGACGTCCAACCTCTCGTCCATCCCGTACTGCATGCTGCCCCTCCCCGGGAAGACCTCCCGCTCGCATCACTCCCCCTTGAAGACGCCCTCCGCAATGCACCCCGCGTGAGGCACGGCTACATCCTCGTCCAGAGAGTCCTGTAG
- a CDS encoding GNAT family N-acetyltransferase, which translates to MSVTVRPVSGNAETKRFIKLQWKFYQGNANWVPPLVMDRKKLLSREKNPFYKHAEMQLFIAERNGEDVGRIAAIVNRNHNEVHGDKIGFFGFFECINDQEVADALFDTAAQWLREHGMDTMRGPLNPSINDELGMLIKGYDRPPVILMTYNPEYYPALCDGHGFHKSKDLYAYLLENKKVITEKLERGQKLVRDRYKLKIRNVDFKNLEKDIVVLKDLYNRSWEMNWGAVAMTDEEFDFLAEDLVQVIGKFKDLVFMVERDGEPVGFSLCLPDLNQVLRHNRGGGIVGAVWHMLTKTKNIDLVRILVLGVLPEHRGKGIDAVMYHEVVHRAAAHGIYLGEASWVLEDNEMMNRGAKLMNADQYKTYRVYDIAI; encoded by the coding sequence ATGAGTGTGACTGTCCGCCCGGTTTCCGGCAATGCGGAAACGAAACGCTTTATCAAACTGCAGTGGAAATTCTACCAGGGTAATGCCAACTGGGTGCCGCCGCTTGTCATGGACAGGAAGAAACTTCTGAGCAGGGAGAAAAATCCCTTCTACAAGCATGCGGAAATGCAGCTTTTCATCGCCGAGCGAAACGGGGAGGATGTGGGACGCATCGCTGCCATCGTCAACCGCAACCACAATGAGGTTCACGGTGACAAAATCGGGTTTTTCGGTTTCTTCGAATGCATCAATGATCAGGAAGTGGCCGATGCCCTGTTCGACACCGCGGCACAATGGCTGCGCGAGCATGGAATGGACACCATGCGTGGACCGCTCAATCCTTCCATCAACGATGAACTCGGGATGCTTATCAAAGGGTATGACCGTCCTCCGGTTATTCTGATGACGTACAATCCGGAGTACTACCCTGCACTCTGTGACGGCCATGGCTTCCACAAAAGCAAGGACCTTTACGCCTACCTGCTCGAGAACAAGAAGGTCATCACCGAGAAACTCGAGCGTGGACAGAAGCTGGTGCGCGATCGTTACAAACTCAAAATCCGCAATGTGGATTTCAAGAATCTCGAGAAAGACATCGTGGTGCTGAAGGACCTCTACAATCGCTCCTGGGAAATGAACTGGGGCGCCGTGGCCATGACTGATGAGGAATTCGATTTCCTTGCCGAGGATCTCGTACAGGTCATCGGCAAATTCAAGGATCTTGTTTTCATGGTTGAACGGGATGGTGAGCCCGTAGGATTCAGCCTCTGCCTTCCCGATCTGAACCAGGTGCTGCGGCACAACCGCGGTGGCGGCATTGTCGGGGCAGTCTGGCACATGTTGACCAAAACGAAAAACATCGACCTTGTGCGCATCCTCGTTCTCGGCGTTCTTCCCGAACATCGCGGGAAGGGTATCGACGCCGTCATGTACCATGAAGTGGTGCATCGCGCTGCCGCGCACGGGATTTATCTCGGCGAAGCGTCCTGGGTACTTGAAGACAATGAAATGATGAACCGCGGGGCGAAGCTCATGAACGCCGACCAGTACAAAACCTACCGCGTGTATGACATCGCAATCTGA
- a CDS encoding pyridoxal phosphate-dependent aminotransferase family protein, with translation MGYYPYFRAIEESEGPEVIIEGRKIIMAGSNNYLGLTADPRVKQASVDAVNRYGTGCSGSRYLTGTLTLHNELEARLANFLDKEACLLFSTGYQTAQGIIPTLVQRGEFVVSDKDNHACIVAGNLMAKGAFAQFDRYKHNDMDDLERVIAKLPQDKGKLIVSDGVFSTTGDIVDLPRLLEIAKKYNARILVDDAHSTGVIGPAGKGTAAYYGVGDQVDMTMGTFSKTFASLGGFVVGDTPVINYIKHHSPALIFSASPTPASVAAALASLDILEQEPWRVDKLRENADYMRDGFAKLGFKVITGETGVVPVIIGDDTKSFIFWKELFDAGVFVNVFISPGVPQGMQMLRTSYMATHEKHQLDRILEICGEIGRKLEVID, from the coding sequence ATGGGGTATTACCCCTATTTCCGGGCCATCGAGGAAAGTGAAGGACCGGAGGTCATCATTGAGGGCCGCAAAATCATCATGGCGGGTTCGAATAATTATCTCGGACTGACGGCAGACCCGCGGGTCAAGCAGGCCAGTGTTGACGCGGTGAACCGTTACGGCACGGGCTGCAGCGGATCGCGTTACCTGACCGGGACGCTGACCCTGCACAATGAACTCGAGGCACGCCTCGCAAACTTCCTCGACAAGGAAGCCTGCCTGCTTTTCTCCACGGGATATCAGACCGCACAGGGCATCATTCCGACGCTCGTGCAGCGTGGTGAATTCGTGGTGTCCGACAAGGACAATCACGCCTGCATCGTGGCGGGGAACCTGATGGCCAAGGGCGCGTTCGCCCAGTTCGACCGATACAAGCACAACGACATGGACGATCTCGAGCGGGTTATCGCAAAACTCCCGCAGGATAAGGGAAAGCTCATCGTATCGGACGGTGTGTTCAGCACGACAGGCGACATCGTCGATCTCCCGCGTCTGCTGGAAATCGCGAAAAAGTACAACGCCCGGATCCTGGTTGATGACGCGCATTCGACCGGCGTCATCGGTCCGGCAGGCAAAGGCACCGCGGCGTATTACGGCGTCGGTGACCAGGTTGACATGACCATGGGAACGTTCAGCAAAACCTTCGCGAGCCTTGGCGGTTTCGTGGTTGGCGACACCCCGGTTATCAACTACATCAAGCATCACTCCCCCGCGCTGATTTTCTCTGCGAGTCCGACTCCCGCCAGTGTGGCCGCCGCCCTGGCGTCACTCGACATCCTCGAACAGGAGCCCTGGCGCGTCGACAAGCTGCGTGAGAACGCCGACTATATGCGTGATGGATTTGCGAAGCTCGGCTTCAAGGTCATCACCGGCGAAACAGGCGTGGTCCCTGTCATCATCGGCGACGACACGAAAAGCTTCATTTTCTGGAAAGAGCTGTTTGACGCCGGCGTCTTCGTCAACGTCTTCATCAGTCCGGGCGTCCCGCAGGGCATGCAGATGCTTCGCACAAGCTATATGGCTACGCATGAGAAGCATCAGCTCGACCGCATCCTTGAAATCTGCGGCGAAATCGGCCGCAAGCTCGAAGTCATCGACTAA